GGCGAGCGTCGCGGGTTTCCCGAGCGCGCGGGCGTTGGCCGCGGTGGCCTGGGCCGTCCGGCCGTCGCGCGTGGCGAGGTAGGTCGTGGTGACGTTGTCGCTCTGGTCCTGGTCCACCAATGAGAAGTCACGCACCGACGGGCACGGCCGCCCGTCCTTCGCCCGGCCCAGCGGCGGGATCCGCAGCTTGCCGGCCGCCACTGCTTTGTTGGCCGCGTCGAAGAACGCCTGGGCGCCGCAGAAAGCGACCTGGCCGAACAGCGAGCGCCCCAGGCCGTTGACGCACCGGCCCGCCCGGAGCGCGCCCGGGCTGCCGCCGAGGGTCAGCGTGTCGCCGTTGAACCCGAACCACAGCCCGACGACGGCGCCGCGGGGCAGGGCCGGGACGACCGGGGGCGCGGCGGGCGCCCGGCCCGCGTCGACGACGAGCGGGTGGTACACCGACAGCTTGCCGGTCGCGGGGTCGAGGATCGTCGCCTCGGCGAACGCACCCTGCGCGTCCACCGGTTCGTGGCAGGCGCCCAGGCGCGGATCGGTCGCACTGAGCTGGTACGGCGTGGCGAGGCCACGCGCGGACAACGGGTCTTCGGGCACCTTGAGGGTGCAGCCGGGGTTCGGGGTCGCGGGCGGCGGCGCCGGGGTGCGCGGTGCGGCCACCGCGATCCCGACCGCCCCCAGCGACGCTGCAGCCACCACGACGGTCACCTTGAGCTTCCAAGGCTTCTGCCGGTGGCGGGGACGCGCGTCTGGCATGGACTGTGCCTTCTTTCGGCCTCCTCACCTCACCCGGTGCGGGACGCTAGCACAGATAACGACCTGATCACAGAACGATTTCCGGCACGAATGCCGCATTCGAGACGAATGGTTTCCGGTGAAAAGATCTCAATGGAGGTAGCGCATGAGCGCGCACAGCTCGTCGGGCGGCAGGGAGCCCAGGCGCGAGATCTCCCCGCGGCGCACGTCCATCAGCGTCGTCGCCAACTCCGCGCCGAACGCCGACGTCAGCGCGGCGTCCGCTTCGAACGCCGCGACCGCGTCCGCCAGCGAAGTCGGCAGCCGCGTCGCGGAAGGCAGCGTCCCGGGGTCGACGTCGACCGGCCCCGGCAGCGACTCCTTCACGTCCAGGCCGGCGAGGCCCGCGAACAGCAGTGCCGCCACCACCAGGTACGGGTTCGCGGTCAGGTCGAAGCACTTGACCTCGAAGTTCGCCGCGCGGTCGCGCTGCCCGGCCGGGCCCTGCACCAGCCGCAGCGGTGCCTCGCGGTTCTCCAGGCCCCACACCGAAAACACCCCGGCCCAGTGGTGCGGCTGGAGGCGCAGGTAGCTGACCACCGACGGCGCGCCGATCGCCAGCAGCGCCGGCAGCCGCGAAAAGATCCCGGCGCCGAACGCCTCCGCCGTCGGCGTCAGGCCGAACCGGCCGTCGCCACCGGCGCAGAGGTTCCGGTCGCCGTCCCAGAGGCTCAGGTGCACGTGACCGCCGTTGCCGACGCCGCCCGGCTCGAACTTCGGCGTGAACGACGCGCGCAGCCTGTGCCGGTCGCTCACCATCCGGATCGTCTCGCGCGTCAGCACCGCGACGTCCGCCGCGCGCACCGGGTCGTCCGGCGACACCGACAGCTCGAACTGCCCGGCCGCGTATTCGGGGTGGATCTGTTCCACCGCCACGCCCTGGGCGGACAAAGTGGACACCAGCGCGCGCAGGTAGTCCGCCTGCGCGGAAAGCCGCGCGAAGCCGTAGGCCGGGCCCGCCGTGGCCGAGCGCGGGTCGTCCGGCGCGTCCGCCGCCGTGACCACCCACTCGATCTCGAAGGCGGTCCGCACGTTGTAGCCCAGCGATGCCAGCCGGGCCGTCGCGGTCGCGGCCAGCGCCCGTGCGTCCTGCGGGTGCGGCTCGCCCTCCTGGTCGTACCTCCGGGCCGGGGCCCACGCCCAGCCCGGCTGCGCGGCCAGCGGCACGAGCGCGTCGAGGTCCGGGTGCAGCCGCAGGTCGCCGACCGGGCCGCGGGAGTACTCGCCGTCGGTGATGTCGTCGGTGGCCAGGAAGAAGTCGAACGAGTTCGACGCGCCGACGCCCCAGGCCGCCGCCGACCACAGCCGGTCCACCGGGACGGCCTTGACCCGCGCGATGCCGCTGTTGTCCACGAAGGTCAACGCGACGAGCTCGACGCCGGCCGCGCGCAGGCCGTCGGCCCGGAGCGCGCCCTGCTGTGCGAGTTCTGCCCGATCGAGCTGGCTCATCCTGCTCCCGTCGATGTTCACTTGAGGCTGCACCGGAGGCTGGTTCCCACGAGGAAAAGAGGTGGAGATCGTGTCAGACACCGTCGAAACCCGTCCAGGGCTGCGCCGCTCCCTCTCCGTCTGGCAGGCCGTCGGCTTGTCCGTGGCGTTGATGGCACCCAGCATGGCCGCCAACATCAACCCCCAGCAGACCGCGGCCGCCGCCGGCCGCGCCGTCCCGCTCGCCTTCCTGCTTTCGGCGGTCGGCGTCCTGCTGGTCGCGTACGGCTTCGTCAAGCTCTGCCAGTATTACCAGCACGCCGGTTCGGTGTACGCGTTCGTCGGCGCGACGCTCGGCCCGCGCGCCGGGGTCGTCTCCGGCATCGGCCTCCTCGGCACGTACACGTTCTACGCCGTCGTCACGAGCTCGGCCGCGGGCACGCTGGGCACCGCTTTCCTCACCCAGGCGGGAATCTGGCCGGACCCGC
This genomic window from Amycolatopsis mongoliensis contains:
- a CDS encoding type I glutamate--ammonia ligase; its protein translation is MSQLDRAELAQQGALRADGLRAAGVELVALTFVDNSGIARVKAVPVDRLWSAAAWGVGASNSFDFFLATDDITDGEYSRGPVGDLRLHPDLDALVPLAAQPGWAWAPARRYDQEGEPHPQDARALAATATARLASLGYNVRTAFEIEWVVTAADAPDDPRSATAGPAYGFARLSAQADYLRALVSTLSAQGVAVEQIHPEYAAGQFELSVSPDDPVRAADVAVLTRETIRMVSDRHRLRASFTPKFEPGGVGNGGHVHLSLWDGDRNLCAGGDGRFGLTPTAEAFGAGIFSRLPALLAIGAPSVVSYLRLQPHHWAGVFSVWGLENREAPLRLVQGPAGQRDRAANFEVKCFDLTANPYLVVAALLFAGLAGLDVKESLPGPVDVDPGTLPSATRLPTSLADAVAAFEADAALTSAFGAELATTLMDVRRGEISRLGSLPPDELCALMRYLH